One Coleofasciculus chthonoplastes PCC 7420 DNA segment encodes these proteins:
- a CDS encoding four-carbon acid sugar kinase family protein, with protein MTSKPKIIVLDDDPTGSQTVHSCLLLTRWDVQTLRLGLADASPIFFVLTNTRALTPEEAATVTCEVCHNLKIAIETEGIDDFLVVSRSDSTLRGHYPVETDVIAQEVGPFDAHFLVPAFFEGGRVTRDSVHYLMVDGVPTPVHETEFARDSVFGYHHSYLPDYVEEKTNGRIKAENVERFVLSDIRQGSLERLLNLNGNQCGVVDGETQADLDKFAADVLSAAAQGKRFLFRSAASILTSLASLGAQPVPPENMAQYVRGGKSGVVLVGSHVKKTTQQLEQLLKLSDIVGVEVDVAHLLEESASQRDALLAKVVAAVNEIYNSNKTAVIYTSREELVFKDVQTRLNFGAAVSALLMDIVRDLPKDIGFLISKGGITSNDVLSTGLDLRSARLLGQIIPGCSVVRTPSDHPQFSDLPVVLFPGNVGDADGLVTVYQRFC; from the coding sequence ATGACTAGCAAACCCAAAATTATCGTTTTGGATGATGACCCCACTGGTTCCCAAACCGTTCACAGTTGCTTGCTGCTGACGCGCTGGGATGTGCAGACGCTACGCTTAGGACTAGCCGACGCTTCGCCGATTTTCTTTGTCCTGACGAATACGCGGGCGTTAACCCCAGAGGAAGCCGCCACAGTCACCTGTGAGGTTTGCCATAATCTAAAAATTGCCATAGAAACTGAAGGAATCGACGATTTTCTTGTCGTCAGTCGCTCTGATTCCACCCTACGCGGACATTATCCCGTGGAAACCGATGTGATTGCCCAAGAAGTGGGACCCTTCGATGCTCATTTCTTAGTTCCTGCATTCTTTGAAGGCGGACGAGTCACCCGCGACAGTGTTCATTACCTGATGGTGGATGGTGTCCCTACACCCGTCCATGAAACTGAATTTGCCCGTGATTCGGTATTTGGCTATCACCACAGCTATTTACCCGATTATGTGGAAGAAAAGACCAACGGAAGGATTAAAGCCGAAAACGTTGAACGATTTGTCCTCTCCGATATTCGCCAAGGAAGTTTAGAACGCCTCCTCAACTTAAATGGGAATCAATGTGGTGTGGTTGATGGGGAAACTCAAGCCGATTTAGATAAATTCGCCGCCGATGTCCTCAGCGCCGCCGCCCAAGGGAAACGGTTCCTATTTCGCTCGGCTGCCAGTATTTTAACCTCTCTGGCGAGTCTGGGCGCTCAACCCGTCCCGCCAGAGAATATGGCACAGTATGTCAGAGGAGGGAAATCGGGAGTCGTGTTGGTGGGTTCTCATGTTAAAAAGACCACCCAACAGCTTGAACAACTCCTGAAACTCTCTGATATTGTTGGCGTTGAGGTGGATGTTGCTCATTTACTCGAAGAGTCAGCATCTCAACGGGATGCACTGTTAGCCAAAGTTGTCGCCGCCGTTAACGAGATTTACAACTCCAATAAAACAGCAGTCATTTATACCAGTCGTGAGGAATTGGTCTTTAAAGACGTGCAAACTCGGTTAAACTTTGGCGCAGCAGTTTCGGCATTATTAATGGATATTGTTCGAGATTTACCCAAAGATATTGGCTTTTTAATTAGTAAGGGCGGGATTACTTCAAATGATGTTTTAAGTACAGGATTAGACTTAAGATCTGCCCGGTTACTGGGTCAAATTATTCCTGGCTGTTCTGTCGTGCGAACTCCATCGGATCATCCTCAGTTTTCGGATTTGCCTGTGGTACTGTTTCCCGGCAATGTCGGAGATGCAGATGGGTTAGTTACTGTTTATCAGCGCTTTTGCTGA
- a CDS encoding IS5-like element ISMich1 family transposase (programmed frameshift), which produces MYRKVENAPREAEDFELPFEGKLSQDNRWVIMASLVPWEEFEEEYAQNFSAEMGAPALPFRVALGSLIIKEKLGISDRETVEQIKENPYLQYFIGQRHYSSEAPYDSSLLARFRERINVNLVNRINEKMVKKSQSETDEEAKKKVPKQSQERRESANKGQLIVDASCVPGDISYPNDLGILNKARVKTEKIIDSLYEPLKDQLNKKPKTYRNRARKNYLKVAKKKRQTRKEIRKAIKKQLQYIKRNLGSIDALVKAGSSLGALSRTEYKSLLVVSEIYRQQEWMYNNKVHRIEHRIVNVSQAHIRPIVRGKAGVAVEFGAKISASVRDGYVFLDRISWDNFNESVDLKAQIEAYYNYTGFYPESVHVDKIYRSRANRSFCKEKGIRISGPPLGRPKANVSQELKKQAQEDERIRNNIEGKFGISKRRYSLSRVMAKLPHTSETAIAITFLVMNLSALLRQVFCLFYIYSTIKSFSASIHY; this is translated from the exons ATGTACCGAAAAGTTGAGAACGCCCCCAGGGAAGCCGAAGATTTTGAACTACCATTTGAAGGAAAGTTATCACAGGATAACCGCTGGGTAATCATGGCTTCTTTAGTACCTTGGGAGGAATTTGAAGAAGAATATGCCCAAAATTTTTCTGCGGAAATGGGAGCGCCAGCGCTACCATTTAGGGTAGCACTGGGTTCATTAATAATCAAAGAAAAACTAGGAATAAGTGATAGAGAGACAGTCGAACAAATCAAAGAAAACCCTTACTTACAATACTTTATAGGTCAAAGGCATTACAGCAGCGAAGCTCCTTATGACTCATCACTATTGGCCAGATTCCGGGAAAGGATAAATGTGAATCTAGTCAACCGAATAAATGAGAAAATGGTGAAGAAAAGTCAATCAGAGACGGATGAAGAAGCTAAAAAAAAAGTGCCGAAA CAAAGTCAAGAAAGAAGAGAGTCAGCCAATAAAGGACAACTAATAGTTGATGCAAGCTGTGTGCCAGGAGATATAAGTTATCCCAATGATTTGGGGATATTAAATAAAGCTAGGGTCAAAACCGAAAAAATAATAGACAGTCTATATGAACCCCTGAAGGATCAACTAAATAAAAAACCAAAAACTTATAGAAATAGAGCCAGAAAGAATTACTTAAAAGTAGCAAAGAAAAAGAGACAAACAAGAAAAGAAATAAGAAAAGCAATAAAAAAACAACTGCAATACATAAAGAGAAACTTGGGGAGTATAGACGCGCTAGTTAAGGCAGGGTCTAGTCTTGGGGCATTGAGTCGTACTGAATATAAGAGCCTGTTGGTAGTTAGCGAAATCTATCGTCAGCAAGAATGGATGTACAATAATAAAGTTCATAGAATTGAGCATAGAATAGTAAATGTGAGTCAAGCCCATATCCGTCCAATAGTTAGAGGCAAAGCGGGAGTTGCCGTAGAATTTGGAGCTAAAATATCGGCAAGTGTAAGAGATGGATACGTATTTTTAGACCGTATCAGTTGGGATAACTTTAATGAATCTGTCGATTTAAAAGCTCAAATAGAAGCTTATTATAACTACACAGGATTCTATCCAGAATCCGTTCATGTAGATAAAATCTATCGCAGTCGAGCCAATCGATCCTTCTGTAAAGAAAAAGGAATTAGAATCAGTGGCCCTCCCTTAGGAAGACCGAAAGCCAATGTCAGTCAAGAATTAAAGAAACAAGCTCAAGAAGACGAGAGAATTCGCAATAATATTGAAGGAAAATTTGGCATATCAAAACGTAGATATAGCCTAAGTCGCGTCATGGCTAAACTACCTCATACGTCCGAAACAGCTATTGCCATTACTTTCCTCGTCATGAATCTGTCTGCCCTGCTCAGGCAGGTTTTTTGTCTTTTTTATATATATTCCACAATCAAGTCTTTTTCGGCGTCAATTCATTATTAA
- a CDS encoding RNA-guided endonuclease InsQ/TnpB family protein: MILTYCYRIKPSAAQVATMLYTLELLRRHWNYCLGQRLDWLRRTRCQIDRCSIVSEPIGEIPATVNYYTQQSDLKQTKVLFPDYKNIWAESQQVNLQRLNKAWERWLFPDKSGKRGGRPKFKKVGELRSFVYPRVNCPKAGAHLNHGMLKLSKIGKMPVIMHRPIPGGFTLKTCTIVHKADGWYCSISIQDETVPEPMLLEEVKTAVGIDVGLKEFLTTSEGEAVPIQQAYRKTQPHLARQQRKLARKEKGSNRANKQKNKIARIHQRIGRIRENFHYNTAHNLVKKYDLIAVEDLNIKGLARTRLSKSILDAAWGRFITILDAVAVKCGVRVIKVSPHGTSQNCSNCGVKVPKTLSIRLHECHKCGCSMDRDENAARNILDRALNEVGLILSAHRGLGKAQPVKCEALSGRKSVQLSLF; this comes from the coding sequence ATGATTCTAACTTACTGCTACCGAATTAAGCCCAGTGCCGCTCAAGTTGCTACCATGCTCTATACATTAGAGTTACTTCGTCGTCACTGGAATTACTGTCTGGGGCAGAGGTTGGATTGGCTACGACGGACTCGCTGTCAGATTGACCGTTGTAGTATTGTTTCCGAGCCAATAGGTGAGATACCCGCGACTGTTAATTACTACACCCAGCAGTCTGACCTAAAGCAAACTAAGGTACTGTTTCCTGATTACAAAAATATTTGGGCAGAATCACAGCAAGTTAATTTGCAACGGTTAAATAAGGCTTGGGAGCGTTGGTTATTCCCTGACAAATCGGGTAAACGTGGCGGCAGACCAAAGTTTAAAAAGGTTGGTGAATTGCGCTCGTTTGTCTATCCGCGAGTCAACTGTCCTAAAGCCGGAGCGCATCTTAATCATGGTATGTTGAAGCTGTCAAAGATAGGGAAGATGCCAGTTATCATGCATCGTCCTATTCCAGGTGGCTTTACCCTAAAAACTTGCACAATTGTCCACAAAGCTGACGGTTGGTACTGTTCCATTTCCATTCAGGATGAGACGGTACCCGAACCTATGTTATTAGAGGAAGTGAAAACGGCTGTTGGCATTGATGTGGGACTTAAAGAGTTCCTCACCACATCAGAGGGTGAAGCCGTTCCTATTCAGCAAGCCTACCGTAAAACGCAGCCTCACTTAGCTCGTCAACAGCGCAAGTTGGCAAGAAAGGAGAAGGGGTCAAACCGTGCTAACAAACAGAAAAACAAGATAGCCAGAATTCATCAACGTATTGGTAGAATTAGAGAAAACTTTCACTACAACACCGCTCATAATCTTGTCAAAAAGTATGACTTGATTGCGGTGGAAGACTTAAATATCAAAGGACTTGCTCGTACAAGATTGAGCAAATCAATTTTGGATGCAGCCTGGGGAAGGTTCATTACCATCTTGGACGCAGTGGCAGTTAAATGCGGTGTCCGAGTGATAAAAGTAAGTCCTCATGGAACATCTCAAAATTGCTCAAATTGTGGAGTTAAAGTCCCGAAAACTCTATCTATTCGTCTACATGAATGCCATAAGTGCGGATGCAGCATGGATAGAGATGAGAATGCAGCTCGGAATATATTAGACCGAGCCTTAAACGAGGTGGGACTCATCTTGTCTGCACACAGAGGCTTAGGGAAAGCCCAGCCAGTGAAGTGTGAAGCTCTATCAGGTAGAAAAAGCGTACAGCTATCTCTATTTTGA
- a CDS encoding argininosuccinate synthase — MGRAEKVVLAYSGGVDTSVCIPYLKEEWGVKEVITLAADLGQGDELEPIKEKALTSGAAESLVADATERFVTDYAFPAIQANALYENRYPLSTALARPLIAKLLVEAAHKYGADAVAHGCTGKGNDQVRFDVSITALDPNLKVLAPAREWGLSREDTIAYGERFGIPSPVKKSSPYSIDRNLLGRSIEAGILEDPMAEPPEEIYLMTKAIADTPNDPEYVDIGFERGLPISLNGQALDPVALITQLNQVAGNHGVGRIDMIENRVVGIKSREIYEVPALLTLIHAHRDLESLTLTSDVSQYKRGIEDTYSQLIYQGLWYSPLKDALDAFIQQTQEQVSGSVRVKFFKGNATIVGRASSNSLYTPELATYTSEDQFDHKAAEGFIYIWGLPTRVWSAKTRG, encoded by the coding sequence ATGGGTCGTGCTGAAAAAGTTGTACTAGCCTACTCAGGTGGCGTCGATACTTCCGTCTGCATTCCTTATCTCAAAGAGGAATGGGGTGTGAAGGAGGTGATCACGCTAGCCGCCGATTTAGGTCAAGGTGATGAGTTAGAACCGATCAAAGAAAAAGCCTTGACATCGGGCGCAGCCGAGTCTCTGGTGGCGGACGCGACTGAACGGTTTGTCACCGATTATGCCTTTCCCGCGATTCAGGCAAATGCGCTGTATGAAAATCGCTATCCCTTGTCCACGGCGCTAGCGCGTCCGCTGATTGCTAAATTATTGGTCGAAGCTGCCCACAAGTATGGTGCAGATGCCGTGGCTCACGGTTGCACAGGTAAAGGGAATGACCAGGTGCGGTTTGATGTGTCGATTACGGCGCTCGACCCCAACTTGAAAGTTCTCGCACCCGCGAGGGAGTGGGGATTGAGTCGGGAAGATACGATCGCGTATGGGGAAAGGTTCGGGATTCCCTCTCCCGTGAAAAAGTCTTCCCCCTACAGTATTGACCGTAATTTGTTGGGTCGTAGTATTGAGGCGGGGATTCTCGAAGATCCCATGGCTGAACCGCCGGAAGAAATCTATCTGATGACCAAAGCGATCGCGGATACTCCCAATGATCCAGAATACGTCGATATTGGCTTTGAGCGAGGACTTCCGATCTCGCTGAATGGTCAAGCCCTTGATCCCGTCGCCCTGATTACTCAGCTTAACCAAGTCGCCGGAAATCATGGGGTGGGGCGGATTGATATGATTGAAAATCGGGTTGTCGGGATTAAATCCAGAGAGATTTATGAAGTCCCGGCTCTGTTAACCTTAATCCATGCCCATCGCGACTTAGAAAGCCTCACGTTAACCTCTGATGTCAGCCAGTACAAGCGAGGGATTGAAGACACCTATAGCCAGCTTATTTACCAAGGGTTATGGTACTCTCCCCTAAAAGATGCTCTAGATGCGTTCATTCAGCAAACTCAGGAGCAAGTCTCTGGAAGTGTGCGGGTGAAATTCTTCAAAGGTAATGCCACGATTGTCGGACGAGCGTCTAGCAATTCCCTCTATACCCCAGAACTGGCAACCTATACCTCCGAAGATCAGTTTGACCACAAAGCCGCTGAAGGCTTTATTTACATTTGGGGATTACCCACTCGCGTTTGGTCAGCCAAAACTAGAGGTTAA
- the tnpA gene encoding IS200/IS605 family transposase has protein sequence MAIVYDKGFRSVYLLTAHIVLVTKYRKKVINKAIHERLATIFDKTCSKWETTLLEFNGEDDHVHLLVRYHPQVELSKFIANLKTVSSRLIRKEFGDHFSQVYRKPVLWTGSYFVASCGGVTIEQIKKYVEQQATPEL, from the coding sequence ATGGCAATTGTTTACGATAAAGGTTTCAGGTCTGTGTACTTGCTTACCGCTCATATTGTACTTGTGACCAAGTACCGCAAGAAAGTTATCAATAAAGCTATACATGAGCGACTAGCTACCATCTTTGATAAAACCTGCTCAAAGTGGGAGACAACGCTACTAGAATTCAACGGAGAGGACGACCATGTACATTTGCTGGTTCGCTATCATCCTCAAGTAGAACTGAGTAAGTTTATTGCCAACCTCAAAACAGTCTCTAGCCGCTTAATTCGCAAAGAATTCGGTGATCATTTCAGCCAAGTCTACCGAAAACCAGTTTTGTGGACTGGCTCATATTTTGTTGCCAGTTGCGGAGGGGTGACGATTGAACAGATCAAGAAATATGTCGAACAGCAAGCAACTCCAGAATTATAA
- a CDS encoding DUF6658 family protein, with the protein MKRLTEIGRQILTLALVCVMLLIGTACSSTTVDSGRPENPPVQAGGANNPYKKGGDSYTDNNMSLNPDVSRRLNVSSNSVEQPELA; encoded by the coding sequence GTGAAACGACTGACTGAGATTGGGCGACAGATATTAACACTGGCTTTAGTCTGTGTGATGCTACTGATTGGTACGGCGTGTAGTAGTACAACGGTAGACAGTGGGCGTCCAGAAAATCCTCCGGTTCAAGCTGGAGGTGCGAATAACCCCTACAAGAAGGGGGGAGACAGTTACACTGACAACAATATGTCTCTAAATCCTGATGTCAGCCGTAGGCTCAACGTATCAAGCAACTCGGTAGAGCAACCCGAATTAGCTTGA
- a CDS encoding pentapeptide repeat-containing protein has protein sequence MTAYPDQPQATDVVLGGSISRGDAVLGGIEAVKQQLNQTPSSSPLSLNAKIAALHNALNYRQKGIAILIQALDDEVWEIHQTAYSLLEKHAATQTESALTQYSIRLAKEFLNRYEAGHRAFSRANLSGICLQWEILSEIDLSDANLSGAYLNRVDLTGAILKGANFNQTILNGVELSQANLSHVNLTGVSLKETNLSQAELTEANLRGADLSRACCTRPKPLTINALIRIYS, from the coding sequence ATGACAGCTTATCCAGATCAACCTCAAGCCACTGATGTGGTTTTGGGCGGTTCAATCTCCAGAGGAGACGCTGTATTAGGCGGAATTGAAGCCGTAAAACAGCAGTTGAATCAGACACCCTCATCCTCTCCCCTATCCCTGAATGCCAAAATTGCCGCCCTCCATAACGCCCTGAATTATCGGCAAAAGGGCATAGCGATACTTATTCAAGCTTTAGATGATGAAGTGTGGGAGATTCACCAAACTGCCTATTCTCTCCTAGAAAAACACGCCGCCACTCAAACCGAATCAGCCTTAACTCAGTACAGTATCCGATTAGCCAAGGAATTCCTCAACCGTTACGAAGCCGGACATCGGGCGTTCTCAAGAGCAAATTTAAGTGGGATTTGTTTGCAGTGGGAAATCTTAAGCGAGATTGATTTAAGTGATGCTAATCTCAGTGGAGCATACCTAAATCGAGTCGATTTAACCGGAGCAATCCTGAAAGGCGCGAACTTCAACCAAACTATTCTAAACGGTGTAGAACTCAGTCAGGCAAATCTCAGCCATGTTAACCTAACTGGTGTTTCCCTAAAGGAGACAAACCTCAGTCAAGCTGAACTCACAGAGGCAAATCTCAGAGGGGCAGATTTAAGTAGGGCTTGCTGCACAAGACCGAAACCCTTAACCATCAATGCTTTGATCCGTATTTACAGTTGA
- a CDS encoding AAA family ATPase, which translates to MTNTFNPHQTLIEQLDLMIRARYPLLYIVAVEEEPVEEVLLSVAVQSQPERQVLLWDIVRGWEDNGADKGSVMGALHRIRKTDPQENSLFVLRDLHFILKNPQSDRNAPVIRELKNLTKELKRSRKTLILTSHTLEVPAELSEEVTVIDFPLPNAQEIDYLINILVKPENLNVSGLAREQLVKACQGLSRARIARVLAKALAAKQQVNETDIDGVLGEKKQAIRQTGILDFFTVQESLKNVGGLENLKQWVRMRQDAFTEEARRYGIPNPKGILLVGIQGTGKSLSAKTIAHEWRLPLLRLDTGRLFGGIVGESESRVRQMIQISEAIAPCVLWIDEIDKAFGNIGAGVDGDSGTSRRVFGTLITWMQEKTSPVFIVATANNVQILPAELLRKGRFDEIFFLNLPTEAERKDIFKVHLQPLRPSRLRDFDLARLARQAKNFSGAEIEQVIIDAMHRAYGTLVNGQRRDFTTEDIVRAIEETVPLAAIAREQIEALKHWAAQAGARTASNDSKLVEELKHFTTQKGIGPLEVD; encoded by the coding sequence ATGACTAATACCTTCAATCCCCATCAAACCTTAATCGAACAATTAGATTTAATGATCCGGGCGCGTTATCCGTTACTTTATATCGTAGCGGTTGAAGAAGAACCCGTGGAAGAAGTATTACTTTCAGTGGCTGTGCAATCCCAACCCGAACGCCAAGTTTTACTCTGGGATATTGTGCGGGGATGGGAGGATAATGGGGCGGATAAGGGTTCAGTGATGGGAGCACTGCATCGGATTCGCAAGACTGATCCTCAAGAAAATAGCTTATTTGTCCTCCGAGATCTACATTTTATCTTAAAAAATCCGCAGAGCGATCGCAATGCGCCCGTGATCCGAGAATTGAAGAATCTAACCAAGGAACTTAAGCGTTCTCGCAAAACCTTAATCCTCACCAGTCATACCTTAGAAGTCCCAGCAGAATTGAGTGAGGAAGTTACGGTTATTGATTTTCCCTTGCCTAATGCTCAGGAAATTGATTATCTGATTAATATTCTGGTCAAACCCGAAAACTTAAACGTATCTGGATTAGCCAGGGAACAGTTAGTTAAAGCCTGTCAAGGATTAAGTCGTGCCAGAATTGCCCGGGTATTGGCAAAGGCATTAGCCGCTAAACAACAGGTAAATGAAACAGATATTGATGGCGTATTAGGGGAGAAAAAACAAGCGATTCGCCAAACGGGAATTTTAGACTTTTTTACGGTTCAGGAATCGTTAAAAAATGTTGGCGGATTGGAGAATCTCAAGCAATGGGTACGGATGCGCCAAGATGCCTTTACCGAAGAAGCGCGACGCTATGGCATTCCCAATCCTAAGGGGATTTTACTGGTGGGAATTCAGGGAACCGGGAAATCCCTATCCGCGAAAACCATTGCCCATGAATGGCGTTTGCCCTTATTGCGACTAGACACGGGACGATTATTTGGCGGGATTGTCGGGGAAAGTGAAAGTCGGGTGCGCCAGATGATTCAAATTAGTGAAGCGATCGCGCCTTGTGTATTATGGATTGATGAGATTGATAAGGCGTTTGGTAATATTGGTGCTGGCGTTGATGGGGATTCGGGAACGTCGAGACGGGTATTTGGTACGCTGATTACCTGGATGCAAGAAAAGACGAGTCCGGTGTTTATTGTGGCGACGGCGAATAATGTGCAGATTTTGCCCGCTGAGTTATTGCGGAAAGGCAGATTTGATGAAATCTTCTTTTTGAATTTGCCCACGGAAGCCGAACGCAAGGATATTTTTAAGGTACATTTGCAACCCTTACGCCCTTCTCGCTTACGGGATTTTGATTTAGCTAGATTAGCACGACAAGCGAAGAACTTTAGTGGGGCGGAGATTGAACAGGTGATTATTGATGCCATGCATCGAGCTTATGGTACTTTGGTGAATGGACAACGGCGAGACTTTACCACAGAGGATATTGTGCGGGCGATAGAAGAAACAGTACCACTTGCTGCGATCGCACGGGAGCAAATTGAAGCGCTGAAACACTGGGCAGCCCAGGCGGGGGCGAGAACGGCGTCGAATGATAGTAAGTTGGTGGAGGAGTTAAAGCATTTTACCACACAGAAGGGGATTGGTCCCTTGGAAGTGGATTAA
- a CDS encoding M48 family metallopeptidase has protein sequence MPTYPGISSDAFRHPLDQQAEDALRSVPGFNLAARKFVEFIYERPQFVYLMGNSIQVGPRQYSTIYSLFRECVRDLDIHPEPTLFVSQNPQVNSYALGQDHPYIVLNTGLLDLLTEVEIRTVLAHELGHIKCGHTILIQMGIWAMGAAAFLGDLTFGIGNIVTSGLLFAFYEWRRKAELSSDRAALLVIDDINIVMKTMMKLSGGSHAYGHECSLDEFIRQSDRFQDLDQDSLNQVYKFLLYNGGNGSFLTHPFPVERLRYLRDWVKSEEYRQIRQGNYQRVTDEGSVNVPSQAAQNQEAQRLQRQLEELQREINRMKSESDQS, from the coding sequence ATGCCCACCTATCCTGGAATTTCTAGCGACGCCTTCCGACACCCCCTTGACCAACAAGCTGAGGATGCCCTACGGAGTGTTCCTGGATTTAACCTAGCTGCCCGCAAATTCGTCGAATTTATCTACGAACGCCCCCAATTCGTCTATCTGATGGGCAACAGTATCCAAGTGGGACCGCGCCAATATTCCACGATTTACAGCTTATTTCGCGAATGTGTACGGGATTTAGATATCCATCCCGAACCCACCCTATTTGTCAGTCAAAACCCGCAAGTGAATAGTTATGCCTTGGGACAGGATCATCCCTATATCGTATTAAATACAGGATTATTAGACTTACTCACTGAAGTCGAAATTCGCACCGTGTTAGCACATGAACTGGGACATATCAAATGCGGTCACACGATTTTAATTCAGATGGGAATCTGGGCGATGGGTGCGGCGGCATTTCTGGGAGATTTAACTTTTGGTATCGGCAATATTGTCACCAGTGGTTTACTCTTTGCCTTTTATGAATGGCGGCGGAAAGCGGAGTTATCGTCAGATCGGGCGGCTTTATTGGTCATCGATGATATTAATATCGTCATGAAAACAATGATGAAACTATCGGGAGGTTCTCATGCTTATGGTCATGAGTGCAGCCTTGATGAATTTATCCGCCAATCCGACCGATTTCAAGACCTTGACCAAGATAGTCTTAATCAAGTTTATAAGTTTTTATTATACAACGGTGGGAATGGTTCGTTTCTTACCCATCCTTTTCCGGTTGAACGCTTGCGCTATCTGCGAGATTGGGTCAAATCAGAAGAATATCGTCAAATTCGTCAGGGCAATTATCAACGAGTAACCGACGAAGGCTCAGTCAATGTGCCATCCCAAGCGGCTCAAAACCAGGAAGCCCAACGATTACAGCGTCAACTCGAAGAATTACAACGGGAAATTAACCGGATGAAATCTGAGTCGGATCAGTCTTAA
- a CDS encoding pentapeptide repeat-containing protein yields MQSSDRNILNPNQSSASARKQELFKKLERIRMAPDRLLEEYAAGERDYRGFNLSNLELNGVDLQRINLSQANLEGIVLEKATLTRANLTRANLCGANLRRADLIWANLHCANLRGANLRGADLSGADLSDADLTDADLGGAILPDGTIVLTSEQSSLLCGKLRKLPLKPSK; encoded by the coding sequence ATGCAATCCTCTGATCGAAATATCCTTAACCCAAACCAATCCTCGGCGTCAGCTAGAAAGCAAGAGTTGTTTAAGAAACTAGAACGAATACGAATGGCACCCGATCGCCTGCTGGAGGAGTATGCGGCGGGCGAACGGGATTATCGGGGATTTAACCTCAGCAACCTAGAGTTAAACGGCGTAGATCTCCAGAGAATTAACTTGAGTCAGGCAAACCTAGAAGGGATTGTCTTAGAAAAAGCTACGTTGACACGGGCAAACTTAACCAGAGCCAACTTATGTGGGGCGAATTTACGCCGAGCGGATTTGATTTGGGCAAATTTACATTGTGCTAACCTACGAGGGGCAAATCTGAGAGGAGCTGATTTAAGCGGCGCTGATTTGAGTGATGCCGATTTGACGGATGCCGATTTAGGCGGAGCCATACTACCCGACGGAACGATTGTTTTAACCAGTGAACAGTCGAGTCTCTTATGTGGTAAGCTGCGAAAATTGCCACTCAAACCTTCTAAATAA
- a CDS encoding pentapeptide repeat-containing protein, with product MPTFSWANLSNANLSQANFTEANLVGANLMGADLSDANLRGAKLKGVKLTDANLDNADYDEHTDFPVGFSDYDKLRKNL from the coding sequence CTGCCGACATTTAGTTGGGCAAACCTGAGTAACGCTAATTTGAGCCAAGCTAATTTTACCGAAGCTAATCTCGTTGGCGCAAATCTAATGGGAGCAGACTTGAGTGACGCCAACTTGAGGGGCGCTAAACTAAAAGGAGTCAAGCTGACCGATGCTAATCTAGACAATGCCGATTATGATGAGCATACAGACTTTCCAGTTGGATTTAGTGATTACGATAAATTAAGAAAAAACCTGTAG